From one Bordetella genomosp. 9 genomic stretch:
- a CDS encoding ABC transporter ATP-binding protein, protein MTTNTATTNAAAAPLLRVRGLAGGYTPTDRVVKGVDLDIAPGELVVVVGPNGAGKSTLLKLIAGLHHMAEGSIELEDRPLAVQTPLARARAGIGFVPQENNVFGGLTVRENLEMGAYLHGGGEEARIDAMYQRFPVLRDKRRAAAGTLSGGQRQVVAMAMALMGEPRMLLLDEPSAGLSPAACEVLFDTVRELADGGLTILMIEQNALAALDIADRGIVMVSGAKRADRAARDLAADPETRRMFLGGADQHHPSDR, encoded by the coding sequence GTGACGACCAACACGGCGACGACGAACGCGGCGGCGGCCCCCTTGCTGCGCGTGCGCGGCCTGGCCGGCGGCTACACGCCCACCGATCGCGTGGTCAAGGGCGTGGACCTGGATATCGCGCCGGGCGAGCTGGTCGTGGTGGTGGGACCCAACGGCGCCGGCAAGTCCACCTTGCTGAAACTGATCGCCGGCCTGCACCACATGGCCGAAGGCAGCATCGAGCTGGAAGACCGTCCCCTGGCGGTGCAGACGCCGCTGGCCCGCGCGCGCGCCGGCATCGGCTTCGTGCCACAGGAAAACAATGTCTTCGGCGGCCTGACGGTGCGCGAAAACCTGGAAATGGGCGCCTACCTGCACGGCGGCGGCGAAGAAGCCCGCATCGACGCCATGTACCAGCGCTTTCCCGTGCTGCGCGACAAGCGGCGCGCGGCGGCCGGCACGCTGTCCGGCGGCCAGCGGCAGGTCGTCGCCATGGCCATGGCGCTGATGGGCGAGCCCCGCATGCTGCTGCTGGACGAACCGTCCGCGGGCCTGTCGCCCGCCGCCTGCGAGGTCCTGTTCGACACCGTGCGCGAACTGGCCGACGGCGGGCTGACCATCCTGATGATCGAACAGAACGCGCTGGCCGCGCTGGATATCGCCGATCGCGGCATCGTCATGGTCAGCGGCGCCAAGCGCGCCGACCGCGCCGCGCGCGACCTGGCCGCTGACCCGGAAACCCGCCGCATGTTCCTGGGCGGCGCCGACCAACATCACCCGTCAGATCGCTGA
- a CDS encoding ABC transporter substrate-binding protein, with amino-acid sequence MSNLPYRRRFLKLAAAGAALGAQPYILRGAYAQATDPIMLGALSPLSGSGAQYGPPMQQAIAAVVDEVNAAGGVLGRQIKLVREDCQTNPEAAVRAARKLIDVDKVVAIIGVWSSPVTQAVAPLCWESRTVIACASGADNLTHLPHQGYLFRTQPTTTLQGRKFGEFALAQGARKVVYLSPQTPFVQSMTENMAKAMAAAGGTVTTVVYEDKKASYRTEVDKALASKPDMLVLGGYVADTSVLVKDLYRAGYQGKMLSYAYTVNKQLIESVPKDTVEGIFTIAPSPAADGTAYARLKKIVNSDSPDPYTAQSYDHANLVIMAMAQARAASGAAIKDAIRKLTADGGQRVDNAAAGIKILAGGGSIDYVGASGPCRFTDIGDVAEASFRYEQVKDGKPVLLKIA; translated from the coding sequence ATGTCCAACCTTCCGTACCGCCGCCGTTTCCTGAAACTGGCCGCCGCCGGCGCCGCGCTGGGCGCGCAGCCCTATATCCTGCGCGGCGCCTACGCGCAGGCCACGGACCCCATCATGCTGGGCGCGCTCTCGCCGCTGTCGGGCTCGGGCGCGCAATACGGGCCGCCGATGCAGCAGGCCATCGCCGCCGTGGTCGACGAAGTGAATGCCGCCGGCGGCGTGCTGGGGCGGCAGATCAAGCTGGTGCGCGAGGACTGCCAGACCAACCCCGAGGCCGCGGTGCGCGCGGCGCGCAAGCTGATCGACGTCGACAAGGTCGTGGCCATCATCGGCGTCTGGTCGTCGCCCGTCACGCAGGCCGTGGCGCCCTTGTGCTGGGAAAGCAGGACGGTGATCGCCTGCGCGTCGGGCGCCGACAACCTGACGCACCTGCCGCACCAGGGCTACCTGTTCCGCACCCAGCCGACGACGACGCTGCAGGGCCGCAAGTTCGGCGAGTTCGCGCTGGCGCAGGGCGCCCGCAAGGTGGTCTACCTGTCGCCGCAGACGCCTTTCGTGCAGTCCATGACGGAGAACATGGCCAAGGCGATGGCCGCCGCCGGCGGCACGGTCACGACCGTCGTGTACGAAGACAAGAAGGCCAGCTACCGCACCGAAGTGGACAAGGCGCTGGCCAGCAAACCCGACATGCTGGTGCTGGGCGGCTACGTGGCCGACACCTCGGTGCTGGTGAAGGACCTGTACCGCGCCGGTTATCAGGGCAAGATGCTGTCGTACGCCTATACGGTCAACAAACAGCTGATCGAATCGGTGCCCAAGGACACGGTGGAAGGCATCTTCACCATCGCGCCTTCGCCGGCGGCGGACGGCACCGCGTACGCGCGCCTGAAGAAGATCGTGAATTCCGACAGCCCCGATCCCTACACCGCGCAGTCCTATGACCATGCGAACCTGGTCATCATGGCGATGGCGCAGGCCAGGGCGGCGTCCGGCGCGGCCATCAAGGACGCGATACGCAAGCTGACGGCCGATGGCGGCCAGCGGGTGGACAACGCGGCGGCCGGCATCAAGATCCTGGCTGGCGGCGGCAGCATCGACTACGTCGGCGCCAGCGGCCCTTGCCGTTTCACCGATATCGGCGACGTCGCCGAGGCCAGCTTCCGCTACGAGCAGGTCAAGGACGGCAAACCCGTGCTGCTGAAGATCGCTTGA
- a CDS encoding branched-chain amino acid ABC transporter permease, giving the protein MLSYLAFSLTLAAVYCLLALGLTVIWGYTGMVNLGIVGFFAVGAYASAIVTTQLGWPILAGWILGALAAGAAGVVMTYATRGLRGDYLAIVTLGFAETVRLVALNENWLTKGAEGIPGIPGPMKAELGPWFNTAYLLVAWLIAALAAWLLARIAASPYGRVLRAIRDDDVVALVAGKNVPRYKVAAFAIGTALAGLAGALYAHFTSYIAPDLVAPLLTIYVFLAATAGGNARPMGAVVGALLVMALLEGTRMLAAFTSALSAVQAAALRDFIIAAALVAILQVRPQGILPERIRPAGADGHRPKHS; this is encoded by the coding sequence ATGCTTTCCTATCTGGCGTTCTCTCTTACATTGGCGGCCGTGTACTGCCTGCTGGCCCTGGGCCTGACGGTGATCTGGGGCTACACCGGCATGGTCAACCTGGGCATCGTCGGCTTTTTCGCCGTGGGCGCGTATGCGTCGGCCATCGTCACCACGCAGCTGGGCTGGCCCATCCTGGCGGGCTGGATCCTGGGCGCGCTGGCCGCCGGCGCGGCGGGCGTGGTGATGACGTACGCGACGCGCGGGCTGCGCGGCGATTACCTGGCCATCGTGACGCTGGGCTTCGCCGAAACGGTGCGCCTGGTGGCGCTGAACGAGAACTGGCTGACCAAGGGGGCGGAAGGTATTCCCGGCATACCGGGCCCGATGAAGGCCGAACTGGGGCCATGGTTCAACACCGCGTATCTGCTGGTGGCCTGGCTGATCGCCGCGCTGGCCGCCTGGCTGCTGGCGCGGATCGCCGCGAGTCCCTACGGCCGCGTGCTGCGCGCCATCCGCGACGATGACGTGGTCGCGCTGGTCGCCGGCAAGAACGTGCCGCGCTACAAGGTGGCGGCGTTCGCCATCGGCACCGCGCTGGCCGGCCTGGCCGGCGCCTTGTATGCGCATTTCACTTCCTACATCGCGCCCGACCTCGTCGCGCCCTTGCTGACCATCTACGTGTTCCTGGCAGCGACGGCCGGCGGGAACGCCCGGCCCATGGGCGCGGTGGTGGGCGCGCTGCTGGTCATGGCCTTGCTCGAAGGCACGCGCATGCTGGCGGCGTTCACGTCGGCGTTGTCGGCGGTGCAGGCCGCGGCCCTGCGCGATTTCATCATCGCCGCCGCGCTGGTCGCCATCCTGCAGGTGCGCCCGCAGGGCATCCTGCCCGAACGCATACGGCCGGCGGGCGCCGACGGCCATCGTCCCAAGCACTCATAG
- a CDS encoding GAF domain-containing protein, translated as MESRALELLHQSCTAAAVRGGREGLFRGIDQALGELVGHKLFTILYTSPDAQQVIRLYSNQPEAYPVSGAKKMGPTPWGDLVITRGQPYIGNTEDDIKWAFFDHELIKSLGCDSVLNVPVVIEGRTLGTLNLLHQAGWYEDRHVPIATPFAYLLAPLFEAVRRDAGA; from the coding sequence ATGGAATCGAGAGCATTGGAATTACTGCATCAATCGTGCACCGCGGCCGCGGTGCGAGGCGGGCGCGAAGGGTTGTTTCGCGGCATCGACCAGGCGCTGGGCGAACTGGTGGGGCACAAGCTGTTCACTATCCTGTACACCTCGCCGGACGCGCAGCAGGTGATCCGCCTGTACAGCAATCAACCGGAGGCCTATCCGGTCAGCGGGGCAAAGAAGATGGGGCCCACGCCATGGGGCGACCTGGTCATCACGCGCGGCCAGCCGTATATCGGCAATACCGAGGACGACATCAAGTGGGCGTTCTTCGACCACGAACTGATCAAATCGCTGGGTTGCGACTCGGTGCTGAACGTGCCCGTGGTGATCGAGGGCCGGACGCTGGGCACCTTGAACCTGCTGCACCAGGCCGGATGGTACGAGGACCGGCACGTGCCCATCGCCACGCCGTTCGCCTACCTGCTGGCGCCGCTGTTCGAGGCGGTGCGGCGCGACGCCGGCGCGTGA
- a CDS encoding branched-chain amino acid ABC transporter permease gives MTELLQALANGIIAGATIALPAVGLSMMYAVLRFPNFAVAGVASVGAYLAYLANVRAGLPPVATIPVAFAGAGLVGLACDWIGMRRLRRVPSSDGGLTVAIVSIAIMLALEAILRFAFGNDLRSFDVPIMRDVSVGGIRVSPQQFANLGIAVAVTACLFLYFRYTRMGKAMRAVADNPTLARLKGIDPDIIAGLTIFLGMGLAGVGGALLGIDTSIDPLTGSRFLLTFFAASVLGGLASPAGAVIGAVAIGVAEEVALIWLPPTYRSAVGFVAIFVFLTFRPQGLMGRR, from the coding sequence GTGACGGAGCTGTTGCAAGCGCTGGCGAATGGGATCATCGCCGGCGCCACCATCGCCTTGCCCGCGGTAGGCCTGTCCATGATGTACGCGGTGCTGCGGTTTCCCAATTTCGCGGTGGCCGGGGTGGCCAGCGTCGGCGCCTACCTGGCCTACCTGGCCAACGTGCGCGCCGGGCTGCCGCCGGTCGCGACCATACCGGTGGCCTTCGCCGGCGCCGGCCTGGTAGGCCTGGCATGCGACTGGATAGGCATGCGGCGCCTGCGGCGCGTGCCGTCGTCCGATGGCGGCCTGACCGTGGCCATCGTGTCGATCGCCATCATGCTGGCGCTCGAGGCGATTCTGCGCTTCGCCTTCGGCAATGACCTGCGCAGCTTCGACGTGCCCATCATGCGCGACGTGAGCGTCGGCGGCATCCGGGTCAGTCCGCAGCAGTTCGCCAACCTGGGAATTGCCGTGGCCGTGACGGCCTGCCTGTTCCTGTACTTCCGCTATACGCGCATGGGCAAGGCAATGCGCGCCGTGGCCGACAATCCGACGCTGGCCCGCCTGAAGGGCATCGACCCGGACATCATCGCGGGGCTGACCATCTTCCTGGGCATGGGACTGGCTGGCGTGGGAGGCGCCTTGCTGGGCATCGACACCAGCATCGACCCGCTGACGGGCAGCCGCTTCCTGCTGACCTTCTTCGCGGCCAGCGTGCTGGGCGGCCTGGCCAGTCCGGCGGGCGCGGTGATCGGCGCGGTGGCGATAGGCGTGGCCGAGGAGGTCGCGCTGATCTGGCTGCCACCGACCTATCGCAGCGCGGTGGGCTTCGTGGCCATCTTCGTCTTCCTGACTTTCCGACCGCAGGGCCTGATGGGCCGGCGCTGA
- a CDS encoding ABC transporter ATP-binding protein — protein MPFAMSARPIPSRPLPFLFHYVKARPGSFACLALLIVSAASCAVAVQYGMKLIVDAMAEPDRARADIWHPLVFFLVLIGVESTLWRSAGWLGCRTIVASCADMRIDLFDHLTGHSLPFFRRHLTGALGNRISATATASASIYGTMTWNVTPPCVEFIGATVVLLTIDWKLAMALTLFVATVALVIVLFGIRGRKLHETYGMHASRVGGEIIDTVSNIWTVQAFTAHRQEHDRLKWQVEQEAHAQRRSWMYLEKARVLHDICLWVMAGSMLFWALYAWRRDVMTTGDVVVVSALAFRILHGSRDLALALVGTAQQFGVIGEMLGVVAQPHGMKDLPDARVYQPRGGRIELHDVHYAYPDGHQVFHGLDLCIPGGQKVGVVGASGAGKSTLLNLLQRLDDVSRGSIRLDGQPVDGLTRDSLRGAIAVVPQDLPLFRRTIMENIRYGRPDATDEEVYEAARLAHCDEFIDRLPDGYQTLLVERGASLSGGQRQRLSMARAFLKDAPILLLDEATSALDSRSEVRVQQALNGLMRNRTVLAVAHRLSTLSSFDRIIVLDEGRLVEDGPPDVLRERGGLFATLWHMQSRQEPLEENLSMQ, from the coding sequence ATGCCCTTCGCCATGTCCGCCCGGCCCATTCCCTCCCGTCCGCTTCCCTTCCTGTTCCATTACGTCAAGGCCAGGCCGGGCAGCTTCGCCTGTCTCGCGTTGCTGATCGTCAGCGCGGCGAGCTGCGCCGTCGCCGTTCAATACGGCATGAAGCTGATCGTCGACGCCATGGCCGAACCCGACCGGGCTCGCGCGGATATCTGGCATCCGCTGGTTTTCTTCCTGGTGCTGATCGGCGTGGAAAGCACCTTGTGGCGGTCGGCCGGTTGGCTGGGTTGCCGCACCATCGTGGCGTCCTGCGCCGACATGCGCATCGATCTATTCGATCACCTGACCGGACACTCCCTGCCCTTCTTCAGGCGCCACTTGACGGGCGCGCTGGGCAATCGCATATCGGCCACGGCGACGGCCAGCGCCTCCATCTACGGAACCATGACCTGGAACGTGACGCCGCCCTGCGTGGAGTTCATCGGCGCGACGGTGGTGCTGCTGACCATAGACTGGAAACTGGCCATGGCGCTGACGCTATTCGTGGCGACCGTGGCCCTGGTGATCGTGCTGTTCGGCATACGCGGCCGCAAGTTGCACGAAACCTATGGCATGCACGCGTCGCGGGTGGGCGGCGAAATCATCGATACGGTATCGAATATCTGGACGGTGCAGGCATTCACCGCGCACCGGCAGGAACATGACCGCCTGAAGTGGCAGGTCGAGCAGGAGGCCCACGCGCAGCGCCGCAGCTGGATGTACCTGGAGAAGGCCCGCGTGCTGCACGATATCTGCCTGTGGGTCATGGCCGGGTCGATGCTGTTCTGGGCCTTGTACGCCTGGCGCCGCGACGTCATGACGACGGGCGACGTGGTGGTCGTCAGCGCCCTGGCCTTTCGCATCCTGCACGGTTCGCGCGACCTGGCCCTGGCCCTGGTGGGCACCGCGCAACAGTTCGGCGTGATCGGCGAGATGCTGGGCGTAGTGGCGCAGCCGCACGGCATGAAGGACCTGCCAGACGCGCGCGTCTACCAACCGCGCGGCGGCCGGATCGAACTGCATGATGTCCACTACGCCTACCCGGACGGCCACCAGGTTTTCCACGGCCTGGACCTGTGCATTCCCGGCGGGCAGAAGGTCGGCGTGGTCGGCGCATCCGGCGCCGGCAAGTCCACCCTGCTGAACCTCTTGCAGCGCCTGGACGACGTCAGCCGCGGCAGCATCCGGCTGGACGGCCAGCCCGTGGACGGGCTGACGCGTGACAGCCTGCGCGGGGCCATCGCGGTGGTGCCGCAGGATCTGCCCTTGTTTCGCCGCACCATTATGGAGAACATCCGCTATGGCCGGCCGGATGCGACCGACGAAGAGGTCTACGAAGCGGCCCGGCTGGCGCACTGCGACGAATTCATCGACCGGTTGCCGGATGGCTACCAGACGCTGCTGGTCGAACGCGGCGCCTCGCTATCGGGCGGACAGCGCCAGCGCCTGTCCATGGCGCGGGCCTTCCTGAAAGACGCGCCCATCCTGCTGCTGGACGAAGCCACGTCGGCGCTGGACAGCCGGTCGGAGGTGCGCGTGCAGCAGGCCTTGAACGGCCTGATGCGCAACCGCACGGTGCTGGCTGTCGCGCACCGCCTGTCGACGCTGTCGTCCTTCGACCGCATCATCGTGCTGGACGAGGGCCGCCTGGTGGAAGACGGCCCGCCCGACGTGCTGCGCGAGCGTGGCGGATTGTTCGCCACGCTCTGGCATATGCAGAGCCGTCAGGAACCGCTGGAGGAAAACCTGTCGATGCAGTAG
- a CDS encoding beta-glucosidase, protein MTAVFRSFLQGGFECSTLKFPDGRRLDLLESTGHARHALADFQALSACGIRTVRDGLRWHRIEREDGSFDWTSAVGQIDAAVRGGTQVIWDLCHYGWPEHLDIWSPGFPQRFARYAARAAALIRERCPGTPFYCPVNELSYWAWAGGEMNHFAPCGTGRGDELKRQLAACTVAAIEAIRQVDVRARFVLADPMIRVATATPEDRAAAHHCTLAQYQGWDMVRGSMAPELGGATEYLDIIGVNFYPHNQWYLNGPTIHRDTPGYLPLRDMLARVHARYERPILIAETGAEGERRAGWLRYVCDETAAAMAQGLPILGICLYPITDYPGWEDDRHCPTGLLGFADAEGRRPVDMATATELFRQQRRFRELSEAPVPVPVEASKRAH, encoded by the coding sequence ATGACGGCTGTTTTTCGCAGTTTCCTGCAAGGCGGATTCGAGTGCTCGACGCTGAAGTTTCCGGACGGCCGGCGCCTGGACCTGCTGGAAAGTACCGGTCATGCGCGCCACGCGCTGGCCGACTTCCAGGCGCTGTCCGCCTGCGGCATCCGGACCGTGCGCGACGGCCTGCGCTGGCACCGCATCGAACGGGAGGACGGCAGCTTCGACTGGACCAGCGCTGTCGGCCAGATCGATGCCGCCGTGCGCGGCGGAACGCAGGTCATATGGGACCTGTGCCATTACGGTTGGCCCGAACACCTCGATATCTGGAGCCCGGGGTTTCCGCAGCGTTTCGCCCGCTATGCCGCGCGGGCCGCCGCCCTGATACGCGAACGCTGCCCGGGCACGCCCTTCTACTGCCCGGTGAACGAGTTGTCCTACTGGGCCTGGGCAGGCGGCGAAATGAACCACTTCGCGCCTTGCGGAACGGGCCGCGGCGATGAGCTCAAACGCCAACTCGCGGCCTGCACCGTGGCGGCGATCGAAGCCATCCGGCAGGTCGATGTCCGCGCCCGCTTCGTCCTGGCGGACCCCATGATCCGCGTCGCGACGGCCACGCCGGAGGATCGCGCCGCCGCCCACCACTGTACGCTGGCCCAGTACCAGGGATGGGACATGGTGCGCGGCAGCATGGCGCCGGAGCTCGGCGGCGCGACCGAGTACCTGGACATCATCGGCGTCAACTTCTATCCGCACAACCAGTGGTATCTGAACGGGCCGACCATCCATCGCGACACGCCGGGCTACCTGCCCCTGCGCGACATGCTGGCGCGGGTCCACGCACGCTACGAACGACCCATCCTGATCGCCGAAACCGGCGCCGAAGGCGAACGGCGCGCGGGCTGGCTGCGCTATGTCTGCGACGAAACGGCGGCCGCGATGGCGCAGGGTCTGCCCATCCTGGGCATCTGCCTGTATCCGATCACCGACTATCCCGGCTGGGAGGACGACAGGCACTGTCCGACCGGGTTGCTCGGCTTCGCCGATGCCGAGGGACGCCGCCCCGTCGATATGGCGACGGCCACCGAGCTGTTCCGGCAACAGCGCCGCTTCCGCGAGCTATCCGAAGCGCCCGTCCCCGTCCCTGTCGAGGCCTCCAAGCGCGCGCATTGA